The Candidatus Epulonipiscium sp. genome window below encodes:
- a CDS encoding DUF2935 domain-containing protein: MLPIEEFIRISIETNLFFQRIMKEHLFFIQVNLQPTNPEYIREANGLKQVFEDLLAETVTHANGNVSESAIKSGEFVTPYTLKAEEINKKLTGASLNTEITKSEVRLIGNQNRGYMKWLEGVVFDINARTLNQLKKVIIFQEKLITLVSECKIFIPLYLEMLKHDTHEAKHYQKILQSLQEKKATQEDPCESL, translated from the coding sequence TTGTTGCCAATTGAGGAGTTTATAAGGATTTCTATAGAAACAAATCTTTTCTTTCAAAGAATTATGAAGGAACATCTGTTTTTTATTCAGGTTAATTTACAACCTACAAATCCTGAGTATATAAGAGAAGCCAATGGGTTAAAGCAAGTATTTGAAGATCTTCTAGCTGAAACGGTAACCCATGCTAACGGGAATGTATCAGAAAGTGCTATTAAATCCGGTGAATTTGTAACACCTTACACCCTAAAGGCAGAGGAAATCAACAAGAAATTGACAGGAGCAAGCCTTAATACAGAGATTACCAAATCGGAAGTTAGATTGATTGGCAATCAAAACCGCGGATATATGAAATGGTTAGAAGGTGTAGTGTTCGATATTAATGCCAGAACATTAAACCAGCTTAAAAAGGTAATCATATTTCAGGAGAAATTAATTACCTTAGTTTCTGAATGTAAAATATTCATTCCTTTATATCTCGAAATGTTAAAGCATGATACCCACGAAGCAAAGCACTACCAGAAAATATTGCAATCCCTTCAGGAAAAGAAGGCGACGCAAGAGGACCCATGCGAAAGTCT